One genomic window of Polyangium aurulentum includes the following:
- a CDS encoding nicotinate-nicotinamide nucleotide adenylyltransferase, producing the protein MGRRVVVFGGSFNPPHVAHVLASVYVLSTQPVDEVLVVPVYRHPFAKELTPYEDRLEMCRLAFEWIPGVTVSTVERELGGESLTLRTLEHLAEVHPGWSMRLLIGADVLPDLPKWHRFDRISEIAPPIVVGRAGFPVEGAPEAILPRASSTEVREAIGSGDLERVGRLVPSKVLAYAAERGLYRRG; encoded by the coding sequence GTGGGGCGTCGGGTGGTGGTGTTCGGGGGCAGCTTCAATCCGCCCCACGTCGCGCACGTGCTCGCGTCGGTGTACGTGCTGTCGACGCAGCCCGTCGACGAGGTGCTCGTGGTGCCGGTCTACCGGCATCCGTTCGCGAAGGAGCTGACGCCGTACGAGGATCGGCTCGAGATGTGCCGGCTCGCGTTCGAGTGGATCCCGGGCGTGACGGTGTCGACGGTGGAGCGCGAGCTCGGGGGCGAGAGCCTGACGTTGCGCACGCTCGAGCACCTCGCCGAGGTGCACCCCGGCTGGTCGATGCGGCTCCTCATCGGCGCGGACGTGCTGCCGGATCTTCCGAAGTGGCACAGGTTCGATCGCATCAGCGAGATCGCGCCGCCGATCGTCGTGGGGCGCGCGGGCTTCCCCGTGGAGGGCGCGCCGGAGGCGATCTTGCCGCGCGCGTCGAGCACCGAGGTGCGCGAGGCGATCGGGAGCGGTGATCTCGAGCGCGTGGGGCGGCTCGTGCCGAGCAAGGTGCTCGCGTACGCCGCCGAGCGCGGGCTTTATCGGAGAGGCTGA
- a CDS encoding heme exporter protein CcmB: protein MTDPSPSPRPRPARRPPGFFGQVALVAGKDLAIELSTGEIVTTSGFFAVLVAVIASLAFFAGQKATQEVAPGVIWVAVAFASVLAVGRTWQREREDNALAGLLVMPVSRGAIFAGKAISVAIFVTLVELIVIPVAALLFAVDLVETGPGLLLLALLATPGIAAVGTLFGAMTVRTRARDLVLASVFFPLLAPSLLAAVAGTRTLFGGAPTAELFDYLMLMGVFGVVFTAAGVGMFDLLIEA from the coding sequence GTGACTGATCCGTCACCCTCGCCGCGCCCGCGACCCGCGCGAAGGCCGCCTGGCTTCTTCGGCCAGGTGGCCCTGGTCGCGGGCAAAGACCTCGCCATCGAGCTGTCCACGGGCGAGATCGTGACCACGAGCGGCTTCTTCGCCGTGCTCGTGGCCGTGATCGCGTCGCTCGCGTTCTTCGCAGGCCAGAAGGCCACGCAAGAGGTCGCGCCCGGGGTCATCTGGGTGGCCGTGGCGTTCGCGTCGGTGCTCGCCGTCGGGCGCACGTGGCAGCGCGAGCGTGAGGACAACGCGCTCGCGGGGCTGCTCGTGATGCCCGTGTCGCGCGGGGCGATCTTCGCGGGCAAGGCCATCAGCGTGGCCATCTTCGTCACCCTCGTCGAGCTCATCGTGATCCCCGTGGCCGCGCTCCTGTTCGCGGTGGACCTCGTGGAGACGGGGCCGGGGCTGCTGTTGCTCGCGCTGCTCGCGACGCCAGGCATCGCCGCGGTGGGGACGCTCTTCGGCGCGATGACCGTGCGCACGCGGGCGCGCGATCTCGTGCTCGCGAGCGTGTTCTTTCCGCTGCTCGCCCCGAGCCTGCTCGCCGCCGTCGCCGGCACGCGCACGCTCTTCGGCGGCGCGCCCACGGCGGAGCTGTTCGACTACCTCATGCTGATGGGCGTGTTCGGCGTGGTGTTCACCGCCGCCGGCGTGGGGATGTTCGATCTGCTGATCGAAGCCTAG
- a CDS encoding KamA family radical SAM protein — protein sequence MTSVSLVELTKRNYEITPLKPPVDPERLQHKSFLEAPDWRKIPAYADVSEEQFLDHRWQSKKSITRPDKLLEALKDLVSEEFIKDATEGFARAPMSVRVSPYLLSLIDWNDPYRDPLRTQFIPLKSRFLPDHPKLGLDSLHERADAPVPGLTHRYFDKALFLPLDTCPVYCRFCTRSYAVGIDTEEVEKTHFKVDEERWRTAYAYIASRPELEDIVVSGGDAYNLRPEQIRQIGETLLRMDNIRRIRLATKGPAVMPQKILTDDEWVDAVTYIADLGRKLHKEVALHTHFNNPNEITGITRDAMHKLFERGITVRNQSVLIRGVNDKPETMKLLVKRLGHLHVHPYYVYVHDLVKGAEDLRTTVATGEMIEKHVRGSTAGFNTPTFVVDAPGGGGKRDVHSYEHYDRTTGITVFESPSVKPGQKYLYFDPVDQLPPEGRARWADPHEHENMIAEAIKAACG from the coding sequence ATGACCTCCGTCAGCCTCGTCGAGCTCACCAAACGCAACTACGAAATCACCCCGCTGAAGCCGCCGGTCGACCCCGAGAGGCTCCAGCACAAGTCCTTCCTGGAGGCGCCGGACTGGCGGAAGATCCCCGCCTACGCCGACGTCTCGGAAGAGCAATTCCTCGACCACCGCTGGCAGTCGAAGAAATCGATCACGCGCCCCGACAAGCTCCTCGAGGCCCTGAAGGACCTCGTCTCCGAGGAGTTCATCAAGGACGCGACCGAGGGCTTCGCCCGCGCGCCCATGAGCGTGCGCGTCTCGCCGTACCTCCTGTCGCTCATCGACTGGAACGACCCGTACCGCGACCCGCTGCGCACGCAGTTCATCCCGCTGAAGTCGCGCTTCCTGCCCGACCACCCCAAGCTCGGCCTCGACTCGCTGCACGAGCGCGCCGACGCCCCCGTCCCGGGCCTGACGCACCGCTACTTCGACAAGGCGCTCTTTCTGCCCCTCGACACCTGCCCCGTCTACTGCCGCTTCTGCACGCGCAGCTACGCGGTCGGCATCGACACCGAGGAGGTCGAGAAGACGCACTTCAAGGTCGACGAGGAGCGCTGGCGCACGGCCTACGCGTACATCGCCTCGCGCCCCGAGCTCGAGGACATCGTCGTCTCCGGCGGCGACGCCTACAACCTGCGGCCCGAGCAGATCCGCCAGATCGGCGAGACCCTGCTGCGCATGGACAACATCCGCCGCATCCGCCTCGCCACGAAGGGCCCGGCCGTGATGCCGCAGAAGATCCTCACCGACGACGAGTGGGTCGACGCCGTCACGTACATCGCCGATCTCGGCCGGAAGCTGCACAAGGAGGTCGCACTCCACACGCACTTCAACAACCCGAACGAGATCACGGGCATCACGCGCGACGCGATGCACAAGCTCTTCGAGCGCGGCATCACCGTGCGCAACCAGAGCGTGCTGATCCGCGGCGTGAACGACAAACCCGAGACGATGAAGCTGCTCGTCAAGCGCCTCGGCCACCTGCACGTGCACCCCTACTACGTCTACGTGCACGACCTCGTGAAGGGCGCCGAGGACCTGCGCACGACCGTCGCCACGGGCGAGATGATCGAGAAGCACGTGCGCGGCTCGACCGCAGGCTTCAACACGCCCACCTTCGTCGTCGACGCCCCCGGCGGCGGCGGCAAGCGCGACGTGCACTCCTACGAGCACTACGACCGCACCACGGGCATCACCGTCTTCGAGAGCCCCAGCGTCAAACCCGGCCAGAAGTACCTCTACTTCGACCCGGTCGACCAGCTCCCCCCCGAAGGCCGCGCCCGCTGGGCCGACCCCCACGAGCACGAAAACATGATCGCCGAAGCCATCAAAGCAGCCTGCGGCTGA
- a CDS encoding lytic transglycosylase domain-containing protein gives MAAIPSSACRAVLAVLALGAAALVPGRADADIYTYTDAQGNVHVASKPGPSSGGKLDKISSTTSSKPKRGTALLPVMPSDKSPERLGRYDSHIREASRLYRIPEELVRAVIKCESDFDPRAVSPTGAQGLMQLMPPTALRMQVRDSFDPRENILGGTRYLRVLANMFSGNLELTVAGYNAGENAVMRYQGIPPYEETQGYVACVVGHYRTFKAAKLVAAAAH, from the coding sequence TTGGCCGCGATACCTTCCTCCGCCTGTCGTGCTGTCCTGGCCGTCCTCGCCCTCGGGGCCGCGGCGCTCGTGCCCGGCCGCGCCGACGCCGACATCTACACGTACACCGACGCGCAGGGGAACGTGCACGTGGCGAGCAAGCCTGGCCCGAGCAGCGGCGGCAAGCTCGACAAGATCTCGAGCACGACGAGCAGCAAGCCCAAGCGCGGCACCGCGCTCCTGCCCGTGATGCCGAGCGACAAATCGCCCGAGCGGCTCGGCCGCTACGACAGCCACATCCGCGAGGCGTCGCGCCTCTACCGCATCCCCGAGGAGCTCGTCCGCGCCGTCATCAAGTGCGAGAGCGACTTCGATCCGCGCGCCGTATCGCCCACGGGCGCGCAGGGCCTCATGCAGCTCATGCCCCCGACGGCCCTCCGCATGCAGGTGCGAGACTCCTTCGATCCGCGGGAAAACATCCTCGGCGGCACGCGCTACCTGCGCGTGCTCGCGAACATGTTCAGCGGCAACCTCGAGCTCACGGTCGCCGGCTACAACGCTGGCGAAAACGCCGTGATGCGCTATCAGGGCATCCCGCCGTACGAAGAGACGCAAGGATACGTGGCCTGCGTGGTCGGCCATTACCGCACGTTCAAGGCCGCGAAGCTGGTCGCCGCGGCAGCGCACTAG
- a CDS encoding type II CAAX prenyl endopeptidase Rce1 family protein, translating to MALEFASLLALAAGPASPANLPAQPAGPTLLETAAKALFPVVAYIALAPVLWFFFRRTWRELDVMAHEHQKKTLAEGRYDYRPAVLFVITALVLTLQEYYGGRDFYERHIRPALRDLEIDGVTWVNLRRYNELYGYGWWAFTRVFGYIGVPMIVWKIVFRKDSLLDMGLRIRGFLKHAWIYLLCLAVVLPAVVIVSRAPDFGTYYPFYKLSSRSWFDLMVWEAMYFAQFFALEVFFRGFWLSGLRTTLGSGAIFAMCVPYCMIHYGKPYLEAAGAVVAGIALGSLAMRTKSIYSGFLVHVTVALLMDLLALSHRNALPTSFWGG from the coding sequence ATGGCCCTCGAATTTGCGTCGCTGCTCGCGCTGGCCGCGGGCCCCGCCTCGCCGGCGAACCTGCCGGCTCAGCCTGCTGGTCCGACGCTGCTCGAGACCGCCGCCAAGGCTCTCTTCCCGGTCGTCGCGTACATCGCGCTCGCGCCCGTGCTCTGGTTCTTCTTCCGGCGCACGTGGCGCGAGCTCGACGTGATGGCGCACGAGCACCAGAAGAAGACGCTCGCGGAGGGCCGCTACGACTATCGCCCCGCGGTCCTCTTCGTGATCACCGCGCTCGTGCTCACGCTGCAGGAGTACTACGGCGGCCGCGACTTCTACGAGCGCCACATCCGCCCCGCCCTGCGCGACCTCGAGATCGACGGCGTCACGTGGGTGAACCTGCGCCGGTACAACGAGCTCTACGGCTACGGCTGGTGGGCGTTCACGCGCGTCTTCGGCTACATCGGCGTGCCCATGATCGTCTGGAAGATCGTCTTCCGGAAGGACAGCCTGCTCGACATGGGCCTGCGGATCCGCGGCTTCCTGAAGCACGCGTGGATCTATCTCCTGTGCCTCGCCGTGGTGCTGCCCGCCGTGGTGATCGTCTCGCGCGCGCCCGACTTCGGCACCTACTACCCGTTCTACAAGCTCAGTTCGCGCTCGTGGTTCGACCTCATGGTGTGGGAGGCGATGTACTTCGCGCAGTTCTTCGCCCTCGAGGTCTTCTTCCGCGGCTTCTGGCTGTCGGGGCTGCGCACGACGCTCGGCTCGGGCGCCATCTTCGCGATGTGCGTGCCCTACTGCATGATCCACTACGGCAAGCCCTACCTCGAGGCCGCGGGCGCCGTCGTGGCGGGCATCGCGCTCGGATCGCTCGCGATGCGCACGAAGAGCATCTACTCGGGCTTCCTCGTGCACGTCACCGTCGCGCTGCTCATGGACCTGCTCGCGCTGTCGCACAGGAACGCGCTGCCGACGTCGTTCTGGGGGGGATGA
- a CDS encoding 2Fe-2S iron-sulfur cluster-binding protein has translation MFRRTGALRDPVTLSLDGSPIQAERGEPIAVAMLATDTFILARSPKLHRPHAPSCLRGGCDGCLMRVGGTPNVMTCLVPAAGGEQIETQNVVGSRQADLLRVTDWFFPKGIDHHHLMAGVPGLGAVMQTFARKVAGLGRMPTEGEPAREARRVEADAAIVGGGVAGLAIARRLSSKGVSVVLVDDGLALGSALGPTELGAPGVQVFSRATAAGVYLGEILVASLEEAVVVRAKAKIFATGAHDGMLAFPGNDMPGVFSARALCVLAARGIVPDGPVVLAGEGFWADELERRLGGGEAVVRVEAESIAGVEGTAGVKRVLVRTHGSEASIKAEILALALPGAPAFEVAAQAGAEVRYVPDRGYAVVCDERGRAGEGLWAAGECTGSDFEPAAIEAEALRVADDVLAYLGR, from the coding sequence ATGTTCCGGCGCACGGGGGCCCTACGCGATCCGGTCACGCTCTCGCTCGACGGCTCGCCCATCCAGGCCGAGCGCGGTGAGCCCATCGCAGTCGCGATGCTGGCCACCGACACGTTCATCCTGGCCAGGAGCCCCAAGCTCCACCGCCCTCACGCCCCGAGCTGCCTGCGCGGCGGCTGCGACGGCTGCCTCATGCGCGTCGGCGGCACCCCGAACGTGATGACGTGCCTCGTGCCGGCCGCGGGCGGCGAGCAGATCGAGACCCAGAACGTCGTCGGCTCACGCCAGGCCGACCTTTTACGCGTCACCGACTGGTTCTTCCCGAAGGGCATCGATCACCACCACCTCATGGCCGGCGTCCCCGGGCTCGGCGCCGTCATGCAGACCTTCGCGCGCAAGGTCGCGGGCCTCGGCCGCATGCCCACCGAGGGCGAGCCCGCGCGCGAGGCGAGGCGGGTCGAAGCGGACGCGGCGATCGTGGGCGGCGGCGTCGCAGGCCTCGCGATCGCCAGGCGCCTTTCGAGCAAAGGCGTGAGCGTGGTGCTCGTCGACGACGGCCTCGCGCTCGGCTCGGCGCTCGGCCCGACCGAGCTCGGCGCGCCGGGCGTGCAGGTCTTCTCGCGCGCCACGGCGGCGGGCGTGTACCTCGGCGAGATCCTGGTCGCGTCGCTCGAGGAGGCGGTCGTCGTTCGCGCGAAGGCAAAGATCTTCGCCACGGGCGCGCACGACGGCATGCTCGCGTTCCCTGGCAACGACATGCCGGGCGTCTTCTCGGCCCGCGCCCTGTGCGTGCTCGCCGCGCGCGGGATCGTCCCCGATGGCCCGGTCGTCCTCGCAGGCGAGGGCTTCTGGGCCGACGAGCTCGAGCGCCGCCTCGGCGGCGGGGAGGCGGTCGTCCGCGTCGAGGCCGAATCCATCGCAGGGGTGGAGGGCACGGCGGGGGTCAAGCGCGTGCTCGTGCGCACCCACGGCAGCGAGGCGTCCATCAAGGCCGAGATCCTCGCGCTCGCGCTGCCGGGCGCGCCTGCGTTCGAGGTCGCGGCCCAGGCGGGCGCCGAGGTTCGCTACGTCCCCGATCGCGGCTACGCCGTCGTCTGCGACGAGCGCGGCCGCGCGGGCGAGGGGCTGTGGGCCGCGGGCGAGTGCACGGGGAGCGACTTCGAGCCGGCGGCGATCGAGGCCGAGGCGCTACGCGTCGCCGACGACGTCCTCGCGTACCTCGGCCGCTAG